One window of Corynebacterium sp. P3-F1 genomic DNA carries:
- a CDS encoding galactan 5-O-arabinofuranosyltransferase — translation MTEHLTEQRERQSGSTIAERKRVSAHAPDRLSTSGALVRFVCALLGGAAFALVSWYILHSVSLAAFNVSMLTRALATACSLLVIVAVAALTWLWLRDGDGRRPRWREVLTELVCTLAPAGLVVSALGVPLSATKLYLDGIQVDQGFRTQFLTRMAESAANQDMNYIDMPTFYPLGWFWLGGRMSNLLGMPGWEVYQPWALMSLAAAGAALVPVWRKLIGSLPVATAIALATTAICLTMVPDEPYAAIVAMGVPAAAVMGCRAMRGSWESTIALTVFLGVSACFYTLYTGIVALMMVTFAVIAMVARPRGQRWWVPLRQLAVMGFGSIAIALVAWAPYITGLLTSPEAVKSTAQHFLPSEGTTIPMPFFELSAVGALSLLGLIYIVARFREPEITYLALAVSVCYAWVFGSMVIALAGTTLLGFRVEVLIALLLSTTGIFAIADLRLAGVEFLYPDRLNERGNRTVTALFVVLLAAGALAYIQQIPDENESFIDQAYTSTDGNGERADRRESDVGRYYIEMNDFIQDQGYEPADTVLLTDEINFMVYHPYHGFNAFTSHYANPLGEFEARSEAIASWARGSFRELSDPAEFTKAIDETNERWRSPDVFILRGSETDPDEPWKTHIAHDIFPSQPNVHYEALFFNPKAFDSADWTTQQFGPFVVVVRNK, via the coding sequence ATGACAGAGCACCTCACCGAGCAGCGCGAGCGGCAGTCAGGATCGACGATTGCGGAGCGCAAACGTGTCTCCGCACACGCACCAGATCGCTTATCGACGTCAGGCGCCCTGGTGCGTTTTGTCTGCGCCCTTCTCGGCGGCGCCGCATTCGCGCTCGTCTCCTGGTACATCCTGCATTCCGTCTCCCTGGCGGCGTTCAACGTCTCCATGCTCACCCGCGCCTTGGCAACAGCATGCTCCCTGCTGGTGATTGTGGCGGTGGCCGCACTGACCTGGCTGTGGCTGCGCGACGGTGACGGGCGCAGGCCCCGTTGGCGCGAAGTACTCACGGAGCTGGTGTGCACCCTGGCCCCCGCCGGGCTGGTGGTCTCCGCACTTGGCGTTCCTCTTTCGGCAACTAAGCTGTACCTCGACGGAATTCAGGTGGACCAAGGCTTCCGCACCCAGTTCCTGACCCGCATGGCGGAATCCGCCGCCAACCAGGACATGAACTACATCGACATGCCGACGTTCTATCCGCTGGGATGGTTCTGGCTCGGCGGGCGCATGTCGAACCTCCTTGGCATGCCGGGGTGGGAGGTGTACCAGCCGTGGGCGCTGATGTCACTGGCTGCGGCCGGCGCCGCGCTGGTGCCGGTATGGCGGAAACTTATCGGTTCCTTGCCTGTGGCCACCGCGATTGCCCTCGCCACCACGGCGATCTGCTTGACCATGGTGCCGGATGAGCCTTATGCCGCGATCGTGGCCATGGGCGTGCCCGCCGCCGCTGTAATGGGGTGCCGCGCGATGCGGGGTTCGTGGGAATCCACTATCGCGCTGACTGTCTTCCTGGGCGTTTCCGCCTGCTTCTACACGCTCTATACCGGCATTGTGGCGTTGATGATGGTCACGTTCGCCGTCATCGCCATGGTTGCCCGGCCGCGCGGGCAACGGTGGTGGGTGCCGCTGCGCCAACTGGCTGTGATGGGTTTCGGGTCCATCGCCATCGCTTTGGTGGCGTGGGCCCCCTACATCACAGGTCTGCTGACCAGCCCCGAGGCCGTCAAGTCGACTGCGCAGCACTTTCTCCCGTCTGAGGGAACGACGATCCCGATGCCGTTCTTCGAGCTCAGTGCTGTCGGTGCCCTCAGCCTGCTCGGCCTCATTTACATCGTCGCACGCTTCCGCGAACCGGAAATCACGTACCTCGCTCTCGCGGTGAGCGTCTGCTACGCCTGGGTTTTCGGCTCCATGGTGATAGCGCTCGCTGGCACGACCTTGCTAGGTTTCCGCGTGGAAGTGCTCATCGCGCTTCTTTTGTCCACTACCGGCATTTTCGCTATCGCCGACCTGCGTCTCGCCGGCGTGGAATTTCTGTATCCGGACAGGCTGAACGAACGCGGCAACCGTACCGTCACCGCCCTGTTCGTGGTGCTGCTTGCCGCTGGCGCGCTGGCGTACATCCAGCAGATCCCGGACGAGAACGAGAGCTTCATCGATCAGGCCTACACTAGCACCGACGGCAACGGGGAACGCGCGGACCGGCGCGAATCCGACGTGGGCCGCTATTACATCGAGATGAATGACTTCATTCAGGACCAGGGGTACGAGCCGGCCGACACCGTCTTGCTCACCGACGAGATCAACTTCATGGTCTACCACCCGTACCACGGGTTCAATGCATTCACGAGCCACTACGCCAATCCGTTGGGCGAGTTCGAGGCACGCAGTGAGGCCATCGCTTCTTGGGCGCGCGGCTCCTTCCGCGAACTATCGGACCCCGCAGAATTCACAAAAGCCATCGACGAGACAAACGAGAGGTGGCGCTCACCCGATGTGTTCATCCTGCGCGGCAGCGAGACGGACCCGGATGAGCCGTGGAAGACGCACATCGCCCACGACATCTTCCCCAGCCAGCCGAACGTCCACTACGAGGCGCTGTTCTTCAACCCGAAGGCATTCGATTCCGCCGACTGGACCACCCAGCAATTCGGTCCGTTTGTGGTGGTGGTCCGCAACAAGTGA
- a CDS encoding decaprenylphospho-beta-D-erythro-pentofuranosid-2-ulose 2-reductase — MLNAVGQAQNILLLGGTSEIGLAIVDELAARGGSPTVTLAARKNSPRIDAAVEEVTSHGAGEVRVLDFDAFDTASHPAVIEEAFAHGDVDVAIVAFGTLGDQEELWQNQEAAVASAQTNFTAPVSVGVLLGQKLKDQGHGTIIAMSSVAGMKVRRSNFVYGATKAGMDGFYTQLGEALRDSGVTVTVVRPGQVRTKMTQGLDEAPLTVDKQDVAKAAVAAALDGKPNVFVHKLFGPISLVLQHIPAPIMRRLSF, encoded by the coding sequence ATGCTTAACGCAGTTGGACAGGCACAGAACATCCTTCTTCTCGGCGGGACGAGCGAGATCGGTCTCGCGATCGTCGATGAGCTCGCAGCTCGCGGCGGTTCCCCTACCGTGACACTCGCCGCGCGCAAGAACAGCCCGCGTATCGACGCAGCAGTCGAAGAGGTCACCAGCCACGGCGCCGGCGAGGTGCGTGTGCTGGACTTCGACGCCTTCGATACCGCCTCCCACCCGGCTGTCATCGAGGAGGCGTTCGCGCACGGCGATGTCGACGTGGCCATCGTGGCTTTTGGCACCCTGGGCGACCAGGAAGAGCTGTGGCAAAACCAGGAGGCCGCGGTCGCATCAGCACAGACGAACTTCACCGCCCCGGTGTCCGTGGGTGTGCTTCTCGGCCAGAAGCTCAAGGATCAGGGCCACGGCACCATCATCGCGATGAGCTCCGTGGCGGGCATGAAGGTGCGCCGCTCCAATTTCGTCTACGGCGCGACCAAGGCGGGAATGGACGGCTTTTACACCCAGCTCGGCGAGGCGCTGCGTGATTCTGGTGTCACCGTCACCGTCGTTCGGCCGGGCCAGGTCCGCACGAAGATGACGCAGGGGCTGGATGAGGCGCCGCTGACCGTCGATAAGCAGGATGTCGCGAAGGCTGCTGTGGCCGCGGCCCTCGACGGGAAGCCGAATGTGTTCGTGCACAAACTCTTCGGCCCGATCTCGCTCGTGCTCCAGCACATTCCTGCGCCGATCATGCGCCGCTTGAGCTTCTAA
- a CDS encoding FAD-binding oxidoreductase, with protein MELHTTTKSLYGWGRTAPSTAHVLATPDVDVIKEAVRQVAEDNATLPENRRRGVIARGMGRSYGDPAQNGGGLVVDMQPLNKIHDIDASTGIVDVEGGVTLDQLMKAALPYGLWVPVLPGTRQVTIGGAIGPDIHGKNHHSAGSFGDHVLSMELLVADGRVLHLEPEGSADDPDGTLFWATVGGMGLTGIILRARIQMTFTETAYFISDTVRTNTLDETIEEHSHGQEEGYTYSSAWFDAISAPPKTGRSTISRGSLATLAQLEEFAPKLAKNPLKFSAPQLMTVPDIFPSWTMNKLTLMAIGEAYYFMGKPSKNDILNLTQFYQPLDMIAEWNRGYGPAGFLQYQFVVPTDAVEPFKQIIYDIQSSGHYTALNVFKLFGEGNRAPLSYPMRGWNVCVDFPIRDGLHSLLDRLDEQVMEFGGRLYLAKESRTSAENFHKMYPEMGSWLETRRAIDPTGVFASDMSRRLELS; from the coding sequence ATGGAACTTCACACCACTACGAAATCGCTCTACGGCTGGGGCCGCACGGCTCCGTCCACCGCGCACGTCCTGGCTACGCCGGACGTGGACGTAATCAAGGAAGCTGTCCGCCAGGTCGCCGAGGACAACGCGACACTGCCGGAGAACCGGCGCCGCGGCGTCATCGCACGCGGCATGGGCCGCTCCTACGGCGACCCGGCTCAAAACGGCGGCGGGCTCGTCGTGGACATGCAGCCGCTGAACAAGATCCACGACATCGATGCCTCCACCGGCATCGTCGATGTCGAAGGCGGCGTGACGCTGGACCAGCTGATGAAGGCGGCGTTGCCGTACGGCCTGTGGGTCCCGGTGCTGCCGGGCACCCGGCAGGTGACCATCGGCGGTGCGATCGGCCCGGACATCCACGGCAAGAACCACCACTCCGCCGGCTCCTTCGGCGACCATGTTCTATCCATGGAATTGCTCGTTGCCGATGGCCGCGTCCTGCACCTCGAACCGGAAGGCTCCGCGGATGACCCGGACGGCACGCTGTTCTGGGCCACGGTCGGTGGCATGGGCCTGACCGGCATCATTCTCCGCGCGCGCATCCAGATGACGTTCACGGAGACCGCCTACTTCATTTCCGACACGGTGCGCACAAACACCTTGGACGAGACGATTGAGGAGCACTCCCACGGCCAGGAGGAGGGCTACACCTACTCCTCGGCATGGTTCGATGCGATCTCCGCTCCGCCGAAGACGGGCCGCTCCACGATTTCCCGCGGCTCGCTGGCCACGCTCGCGCAGCTGGAGGAGTTCGCGCCGAAGCTGGCCAAGAACCCGCTGAAGTTCTCGGCGCCACAGCTGATGACGGTGCCGGACATCTTCCCGTCGTGGACCATGAACAAGCTGACGCTCATGGCAATCGGTGAGGCCTACTACTTCATGGGCAAGCCCAGCAAGAACGACATTTTGAACCTGACGCAGTTCTACCAGCCGTTGGACATGATCGCGGAGTGGAACCGCGGCTACGGCCCGGCCGGCTTCCTCCAGTATCAGTTCGTCGTGCCCACCGATGCCGTCGAGCCGTTCAAGCAGATCATCTACGACATCCAGTCCTCCGGCCACTACACCGCCCTGAACGTGTTCAAGCTCTTCGGCGAGGGCAACCGCGCGCCGCTGTCCTACCCGATGCGCGGCTGGAACGTGTGCGTGGACTTCCCCATCCGCGACGGCCTGCACTCCCTCCTGGACCGCTTGGACGAGCAGGTCATGGAGTTCGGCGGCCGCCTCTACCTGGCCAAGGAATCCCGCACATCCGCCGAGAACTTCCACAAGATGTACCCGGAGATGGGCAGCTGGCTGGAGACCCGCCGCGCGATCGACCCGACCGGCGTCTTCGCCTCCGACATGTCCCGCCGACTGGAGCTCTCTTAG
- a CDS encoding GtrA family protein, with amino-acid sequence MSSKVETTQPTSAKSQLLRFLVVGVFCAVLDFGLTYLLTHSFGFTRVTAKVIGWCLGTLVAYLLNSKFTFQAKITGKRALAVFVLYLSTLGVQTFLYWVTNDPLIALGLVNPWKDAVSFVIAQGVATVTNFVLQRVLIFREPTRVVVNEPPR; translated from the coding sequence GTGTCTTCGAAGGTTGAAACGACTCAGCCCACCAGCGCGAAAAGTCAGCTGCTGCGGTTCCTTGTCGTCGGCGTGTTCTGCGCCGTGCTCGATTTCGGTCTGACGTACCTGCTCACCCATTCTTTCGGGTTCACGCGTGTGACCGCGAAAGTGATCGGGTGGTGCCTGGGAACACTCGTCGCGTACCTGCTGAACTCGAAGTTCACGTTCCAGGCGAAAATCACCGGCAAACGCGCGCTCGCGGTGTTCGTGCTGTATCTGTCCACCCTCGGCGTGCAGACCTTCCTGTACTGGGTGACTAACGACCCCCTGATCGCCCTCGGCCTGGTGAACCCGTGGAAAGACGCGGTGTCCTTCGTCATCGCGCAAGGCGTGGCCACCGTGACCAACTTCGTGCTCCAGCGCGTGCTCATCTTCCGCGAGCCGACCCGCGTTGTCGTCAACGAGCCGCCGCGGTAG